From Bombyx mori chromosome 18, ASM3026992v2:
GCAGGCAGTGCGACGTGGCCCGTTAGTTTAGAAAACAAGCAGTCGGCTTCCGAACCGGTTACATACAGTCTGAGTCATGTTGCATAACCGAAGAACGATTTACTTTCACCGTCCGACGGTCGGTAAGTCACTGACCGGACGGTACTATCCCTTACAGAAAGGGGGTTACCACTATCAAGTATCTACGTTGGCTGATATCTTGTTCCTGGATTGGAGAGCATCTGTTCTTTCCGGTCGATGGACTAATTTAgttagattataaaataaaagctccttattcgcgCTTCCTTCATTCGCGTTTTAACTATTCGCATATTAGAAAGATGCGACCCAATCCCTATATTCGCGGATCTAATCGGTACGTCGatacatacacattgataaaaacgATTCCAATATGTAGGCACAAAAAAGAATATCCTTTGTAAGCGCGTCGTCAAATGAActaactaaaatattaaaatagaccTTATTACAATTACGCTTAAAGTTATAATCTCATATATGGTAAATTACCATTCCACATTCACAGTTtctgtatacatacatatatttacagaACATATACAACGCGAATAAAGAATTTTTAGTCTAATTGAGTTTAAGCTCGAGCCTATTCAAACATTTAAGTGCTTATTTCACAGGTATTATTACTATGGATCCTGTTACTCGCAATAGCCGTCCAAACACAAAAAGTCGTGGAAAGCAATGAAGATCACGATCTTTACTTTCAAAACGTAACAACTCTGTATCCAGtcataaataaaactgaactttATAACAAAAGCAACGAAAGCGCTCTTCAATTAAACAGATGGAACAAACTAGGTGCAGTGTCGTGGAAAATAGACGCTTCTTACGCCGAAtcaaatttaaatgataaagatAACACAACTAACTGGACAAACTCAAGCGAtatcaaaaataacaaaattaatttaaaagaaattaaatatcatattgcacaaaataataatgcagattcaaaagaagaaacatttccaaaacattatATTGGTAATCCACCGAATTTAATAAATGCTAAAGATAATATGATGAAGGAAGTGATAAAGGAAGGAAGTgatgaaaagttttttaaagATGATAAAGGAAGTGTCAAAGAGTTCAGGCCGAGTCAACCTCTGGGCACATtttttgatgatgatgaatttgtGACGGCCCCATATAATGGTTATAGCTCCATTGGAAATAAGCCTGATTCAGTATTCGTAaggtattttttgttatttgtactcaaattaatttatttcagtgATATGAGGTTTATGTTGGTTTATGTTGGTTTCAGTGATATGAGGTTTATGGTTGAggtttttattactggtggtaggacctcttgtgagtccgcgcgggtgggtaccaccactctgcctatttctgccgtgaagcagtaatgcgtttcggtttgaagggtggggcagccgttgtaactatacttgagaccttagaacttgtatctcaaggtgggtggcgcatttactttgtggatgtctatgggctccagtaaccacttaacatcaggtgggctgtgagctcgttcacccatgtaagcaataaaaaaaaaaaaaaattaataacatttaccAAAGTCTTTAATGAActatttaagttttaaaaatttctCTTAATAAACTGAAGTCTAAGTTCCCACACAATAACTGATTACAATTTAAAGCTGAAGATATGAGGAGCTATGGGCATTGAGTAAAGCATGTGATTTGTATGATATTATCACATTTAATAACCCCACATTTGTGGCCTCAATAGCTAATCTAATAAAGTATAATTATAACATCCAAATGTGAGCTGCATTGCAAATTTTTACGCAAAAAAACCCATAAAAAAGTTTAAGCGACACAAAAATACACGAACACCGTAACAATTTTACTTGTTGCTAGCTTTGATTAAAGCTCGCAGTAATACttcaattaatatttgttatctttatgattttaattttaaatgaattgaaatatCTATCTAACTtctatctttcagcccacaaacgttcactgctggacatagtcTTCCCCCAAATCTCGCTACAAGGATCAGTCCTGCGTTACTTGGATCCAGCGAATCTCAATTATTCAAATACATTTAATTCAATATATCGTAACATTATTGTGTAAAATTTCAGTTCTCCGCCGGACTCCACAGGCCACATTATAAAACATTCAGAAAGTCCAGAATACCAAGCTTTTCCTTACAAATTCGAAAGTCCAATATACGAAACAACGAAAGACACATGGCACCCTGATAACTTCGAAGCTAAACCAACAGCTGTTATACCATTTAAGGTTCCAGCTGGTGGATTGTATAAATTGACTGATCCTTTCCAAGATCCAGTGATCAGCAACGAGGACTTCGGATTAACTGTTAATGGAGATCATAAAGAAGAATACCACGTGATTAAAAGGTTATTAGGgcttattgtaatattttttttattgctgagatgattggacgagctcacagcccacctggtgctaagtggttactggagctcatagacatctacaacgtaaatgtgccacccaccttgagatataatacctacccgtgcggactcacaagaggtcctaccaccagtaattaggcaaattatagttttgtgggtttgatttttattacacggtgctattccttcaccgtggaagtcaattgtgaacatctgttgagtacgtatttcattagaaaaattggtacccgcctgtggaaTTCGAACATCGGGgcatcgcttaacacgaatgcacaggacgtcttatcttttaggccacaacgacaaAATGTATTTAAGGTAATTTCCAATATcccattatcatcatcagcctgtatctctcgaCTGCTAGAGATGagggcctctcccata
This genomic window contains:
- the LOC101736278 gene encoding uncharacterized protein LOC101736278 isoform X2; this encodes MFSLPPARAIFYGVTAVAALFKTIFGCMLIHGTFRVLLLWILLLAIAVQTQKVVESNEDHDLYFQNVTTLYPVINKTELYNKSNESALQLNRWNKLGAVSWKIDASYAESNLNDKDNTTNWTNSSDIKNNKINLKEIKYHIAQNNNADSKEETFPKHYIGNPPNLINAKDNMMKEVIKEGSDEKFFKDDKGSVKEFRPSQPLGTFFDDDEFVTAPYNGYSSIGNKPDSVFVSSPPDSTGHIIKHSESPEYQAFPYKFESPIYETTKDTWHPDNFEAKPTAVIPFKVPAGGLYKLTDPFQDPVISNEDFGLTVNGDHKEEYHVIKRANPWKNLLRLVKAFIPVGLIIAALTPNVITIENSGPSNQNPNIYRRSEAGIPDVAPISERCRRRLLCELRSDINYVSDSNNFRGIGKQCYKIHCEDAHTVQKMLNWLFSYYRPANGQSRTNYT
- the LOC101736278 gene encoding uncharacterized protein LOC101736278 isoform X1, whose protein sequence is MCLSLNNFCCCISLSTGAKIVSVISTAVSASILVLYGTPAVLQMFSLPPARAIFYGVTAVAALFKTIFGCMLIHGTFRVLLLWILLLAIAVQTQKVVESNEDHDLYFQNVTTLYPVINKTELYNKSNESALQLNRWNKLGAVSWKIDASYAESNLNDKDNTTNWTNSSDIKNNKINLKEIKYHIAQNNNADSKEETFPKHYIGNPPNLINAKDNMMKEVIKEGSDEKFFKDDKGSVKEFRPSQPLGTFFDDDEFVTAPYNGYSSIGNKPDSVFVSSPPDSTGHIIKHSESPEYQAFPYKFESPIYETTKDTWHPDNFEAKPTAVIPFKVPAGGLYKLTDPFQDPVISNEDFGLTVNGDHKEEYHVIKRANPWKNLLRLVKAFIPVGLIIAALTPNVITIENSGPSNQNPNIYRRSEAGIPDVAPISERCRRRLLCELRSDINYVSDSNNFRGIGKQCYKIHCEDAHTVQKMLNWLFSYYRPANGQSRTNYT